The sequence TAGATCTCCACCTTGGTGCGCATGGGCCAGCTGATGACAATGTCGCCATCCTGCGGAGGCTTCACCTCACCGGGGAAGGTACTGCCCATAATCTGCACGCTGCGGCTCATCTCGCGCAGGGGGCGCATAAAGTAGTTCTGGTTCATGGCAATGGACGCAGGCGTGCTGTTCAGCTTGCGGTCGCCCACGCGGTACACGGCCAGCGGGTAGACGCGGCGCATGGCCTTCTGAACCACGCGCAGGTTCTCCACCACCCGAAAGTCGCCGCCTTCCACATCCAGCAACGCACCGTCGCCCCAGTACATGCCGGGATAATCCGGGTACCACTGCGGCACGCTGAAACGGGCATCGGCCAGTTCCTTCAGAATGGCCATGTCGATCACGCGCCCGGCATTGTCCTTGGGTTTGGTGGTCCACGCCCCCAGCAATGCCCCGGTGGCCACACGCATGGGCGTATCCGCAATGGTCACGCTCTTGTTCGCCAGTCGCCCCGCCAACGTGCCCTGGTCAAACCCCCACAGACTGGGAACAATCATCACGGAGTCTGCGGCAACAGCGGCAATCAGCGGCTTGATGGCGGCGGTAAAATCAGACCAGGCCTCACCGGAGTCCGGATCAGGATCAAGTGCCCTGGTGGTGCCCATAAACCAGATGGGGCGCATATACTGCCCCATGATGTTCACCACCTTGGCCTGCATTGCTTCCACGTCTGCAGCCACAGTAACAGGGTCGGTCACAATCACCGCTTCCACTGTCACCTGTGTCATGGCGTAGTCCACGGCCTCATCCCACGGCATCACGCCGTCCAGCGGAATGACACAGGCGTTCCAGTTCTGCCCTGCGTTGGTGCGGGCGTGGTCAATCTGGGTCTTAAGCACGCTGGGAGTTTCACCCAGCAGCGTATCCAGATCGGAATCATTGTTCAGCGAAAGCAGCTTGCCCTCGTTCACGCCGGAGCCCCGTCCGACAAAGAGGAAATAGTTTTCCACCTCGTCAAACTCGCCCTGCATGAGGT is a genomic window of Desulfovibrio psychrotolerans containing:
- a CDS encoding DUF2586 domain-containing protein, which translates into the protein MALGIVQVNKLNLMQGEFDEVENYFLFVGRGSGVNEGKLLSLNNDSDLDTLLGETPSVLKTQIDHARTNAGQNWNACVIPLDGVMPWDEAVDYAMTQVTVEAVIVTDPVTVAADVEAMQAKVVNIMGQYMRPIWFMGTTRALDPDPDSGEAWSDFTAAIKPLIAAVAADSVMIVPSLWGFDQGTLAGRLANKSVTIADTPMRVATGALLGAWTTKPKDNAGRVIDMAILKELADARFSVPQWYPDYPGMYWGDGALLDVEGGDFRVVENLRVVQKAMRRVYPLAVYRVGDRKLNSTPASIAMNQNYFMRPLREMSRSVQIMGSTFPGEVKPPQDGDIVISWPMRTKVEIYMVVRPYNCPKSITCNVMLDLTNYAEA